The segment ATGTTGAATTGTGTGAAAGACAACCGGTGATTTGATGGTGCTTGTAATGTATTATTCATATATTTCTTGTGTATAATTATTATATGCATTGTGATTATTgttactcactaagctttatagcTTAACCTTTTTGTCGTTGTGTCTTTCAAGTTTATATTGAGTTAAAAAGATTGCAAGGTCGTAATGAAGATATGGTAACGCCCATTTCGAGCATTGTTAAAATTTATTATATATGGTCCTTATTGATTAGTACTTGTATTTAGGTGTTTGACATATATATACACcatgttttaaaattaaaaaaaaaaaatcaaaaaattcgaaTGTACCTTATGTTAAAAAGTGAGTGTTACACATACTTCATtctactatttttttttaatacacaCATATCGTTCTACTCCAACCAATTAATGTTACTTTTCTAACCAGAAGGTCTTAGATTTCATCACAAGTACTACCAATTATATATGATCCTTATTGATTAGTACTTGTACTTAGCATCTATAAATATTTGCAAATATgttcttttaaaaaaaacttatacACTCTTTATCGCTTAGTTAACTCACAATTATTAGGTTAAAATCTGGATTAACATGTTCAACATCCACAATTTTCACATCACAAGTTGTTGAGCCCTTTCCATTTTGGGCACTAATAAGATTTTACATTTTGACAAGTGCATTACGTACTATTATACAGTAGTGATATGAGACATATAACTTAGTCTATACAAAATACATGAAATGTTTCATGTCACACGCATTATTCATGCTTTTTATAGTATTTTGTTTGaataaatacatataaatcaAACAAGAAGGGGAAATAGTTTAAAAAATTATGCAAGTCTTGAACCTAAGGTTTTCTTTGACACCACATAAACTTAGGTTAAACAAATTATTTGAGATAGCTTACTGATAAGCTCATAGGGCTTTTTCTACACATTTTCCAAATACACCCTCATATGTCTTTTTACATTTGACATCTTAGCTTATCAACTACGTTTTATCATCAGTGTATCAACTAAAGTCTACCAAACATGAACTAAAGATAGCAAGCTAAGCTAGTATGCCAAATATCAATCTAAAGACCATTATCCACTCTCctcaaaattatacaaatcaatatataaaaataaaaatatactcTTGAATCTGAATACAAAAAGATGCAGAAAGTAAGCTTAATCTATGGCCATTGGTGTAATTCGTCTCTTGGCTGGTTTACTTGGAACCGCTGGTTTCTCTTTCGTTGGAATCACTACACTTGGCTGTGCCAATTCCGGTTCCGGTTTTGGTTCCGATTCCAATTCCGGTTTCACTGTTTCCTTTTCTTGAGTATCATCGATAACCATGGCGTTCCCTTTTCCGATTCTTTCCGGGCTTTCCAGATCATCAACATTGATTATATTTTGCTCGGATAAGACTTGCTTATTTTctaacaaaaatcaaaattataattaaaaaagaaaaaaagaaaaatggaTTCTTAAAATATGAAGAAATTAAAACGAACCTGAGAAAGAGACGGGTGATCCCAATTCATTGTTCTCAAATTCCAACAGTGTACAGTAACCATCTTGAGAAGACACTGCCAAAAACTTGGCTGTTGGTGACCTAAAGTCtcaataaaaatgaaataatattaattaaaaaaatggttTAATGACAAATCTTGTTAAAAAGTTTTCTACATTACCATGAAATATCAGTTATGGCTGCATAGTGAAGTCCAGCTAAGACTGCTATTGGCTCAATGCCTTCAGTGTCATAAACATATAATGAGTTTAATGTGGCAACTGCAAATATCAGGCGATATGGGAGCTTGAAAGATGAACAACCTACAACAAACACCACTGGAGTTATTTATATTCATtcgagggcatttacgtcttttactTACACCCATCAAAAACTCACATGAGGTCAACCCACGGAGACTGAAAGCCAAAGGGCAGAAACGCACTGCTACAACAGCTTTGCTTGCACCAGGGAGCATTAAAGCAGGCCTGTAAGGGACAAGGGGTAATTTAGTAAATTTAAAAAAGCCAGAAATAAAATCGGGAGATGAAAGTAAACATATCTTGCCTTGAGAGATCTTTTCGTGACAAAATATAAGCAGTGTTGACAGGTTCTGAAGTGGGTGAGAGCTTGTAAGAACCTGTATAAGAATCACATTtacataactttaaaaaaaaaattatgaaaagtAAATGACTAATTTACCCTTACCAGCTGGCACAAGAAGAAATGAGCCATCAGGAGACCAGGCTAATCTTCTGAAGAAAGATGGGAGTGTCTCATCATGGAAAAGATGGTGTTTAGCAGACTGTGTTTGTAATAATTTTTATATCACAATgtgtaagaaaataaaaataagaaaactATAAAATTAAGATTtaagactttttttttttgacCTTGACTTCTTCCACCACTTGTGGTTCCACTTTTGCAAGAAGATGTTGACATACATAATTAAGCTTCTCACTtccttttgttttattttgtggTTTGTTGACATATATGCGACATGTTCTATCTGAACTAAGTGAAGCTGCATATTTGTTTAAAGGATCCCATGCTACACCTTGAACATAATGGAAATGAGCATCTAGAATCTGATGCACAGAtcctgaaataaaaaaaaaaaaaaacaaagttaatCAAATAATCATTTATATTTGTTTAAGGGATCACATTCTTTCTTGTTACCTTTATTAACATCCCATATGAGACATGAGTTATCAACTGATCCAGAAATGAGAAATAAGCCATCAGTAGACCACTCCAAATCCAACACATCCTTTCGATGAAACCTGTCTAATTTCTTACATTAGTAGGGTTGATTAATTGAAGCCCTAAATATGGATTCTTCATGAAtggattttattaattattaatattatatatatgaaaatgaAAAGCCTTACGATAATGTCTTGAGAACCTTCCATACTTGGCCAGAATCAGTGTTGTGTAGCTTCCATATTATTAGCTCACCCcctgaatttataaaaaaaaaagcaaCCATAAAGATATTTCTTTATGAATCATTGAATGGAAATAATGGATTGATGAAAAAAGTTAATAAGTCATACCATCAGCACCAGAAGCAAGCAGCTCTCCTGCATTTATCAGAAGGAGATAACTTTATAAGATACCGAATCATCATTCTTTTCTGTTGATTCAATTATCTTGCAGAATAGATACTGTAGTaaccaaaaaataaatatatatgcaTATAGGTAACAGGAAATTGTGTTTACCAGAAGGGGAGAATCGGATAACATTGATAGCTGATCCATGGTAAGAAAGGCTATTTTGGTAAGTAGCTGTTGGAACTTTCTTTTCACCTTCTTCAGAAGCTATTAGCCATAGCTGTGGAATTCCAGTTCATATGTCAACAACAATTGGTAGGAAAAGCTTCTCATTTACAAAATTTCCAGTTTCAATAAGCCAAAACTACCTAAGCTAATTCAAGGCTACAACTCCACACTCTTCAGAAAGTAGAACGAAGGTAACGCGTACatgtataaacaaaataaaactcGATTCCTAACTTAATCTTCCAAACTCAGCTATAAGTTGCTCAAATAGCGAGGAGCAATACTTACGATGACAAATTTAGCATGCTATAAACATATACATAGATAGATTCAGGATAAAAATCAACAAGTAAAGAGAAAAGAAACAAACCTTGATATCGTAATCGGCGCCACCTGTGGCGAGGATGCCGGAAATAGGGTGAAAATCTAGGGTTAGAACCGGTTTTGTGTCGTGCCAATTGATCTGAAGGGTCCCTCCTTTCATTTTCTGGTTTGATTTGTGCTTTGAACAGTGAATAGAGTCCTGAAAATCCTTTAAAGCGGATGAAGACGATGCGTTAGGGTTTATCGTGTCTATCAGTTTAGTATTAAAAGAGGGAAATTGGAGATCGAAGAGTGGTTGTAGTGAAAGCTACATCATTTTGGCGGGAAACTGTACAATAAATTTTTATGCAATggttaaaattttatcaaaataataacaataataaataaaaatatgaacataataatcatttttataaatttaacttacaaaaagttttttttttagatttaaaTAAGAAATAGTTAAGCAatattattatttgttatttatatttatattgtaaAAGTTTTCCCTTTTGTGCTGAATCCCTCTGTATCCCTCTCCGGTGACTTTTCTTTCAATCGACGACGCCATTTTTTCCGGCCTCCAGTGAAGCGCTGCACATCATCGCCTCCTCCACTCCTCGTCGCCCCTGAACAAGTAAGTCGACGCCATTTTCAGCTTTATTTTACGACACACAACGCAAAACTTTCTTGTCTTTGTATCTGGACAATGTAATTTTTCAAGCTTTAATATATCATGTTTAAGCAGCTCTGACACCAAATTAGTATCTTGACATTGTGTTCTTGAGATTAAAACTCGTTTTACAGCTGTTTCTCTTGTTCATGGCTGCAAGATTCTTAATCATTTTCTTGTTATAAATTACAATCATCTATATGTTTCAGGAATCGAACTCATGGCCTGTAGGTTATCATGATCCCTAACCCTAGCCCCCTATTTAACCCCACATTTGAACTCACAAGTTCCAGTCTCTTCATTAGACcatccgttatacccaccacATACTACATATGTGGTGGGTGCCACATCAGCACCACATTCCTCTACCACTAATATGAGATACCTACCACTAACACACCACTCCACctcatttttttttaactaaatttaattcaaaaatacattaaaaaacatatatatatatatatatatatatatatatatatatatatatatatattttaaaatactaattataaaaataagttatttaataataataataagaataatattttaattaaatcatATTACTTAAATAATTAGGAAATATAAATCTAAGGTTTATTTTGTCATTTTAGGAATTATTTATGTTAAAGGATTTTTGATCAGGGGTATTTTCTATCAATTTATTATATCTCAGGG is part of the Lactuca sativa cultivar Salinas chromosome 7, Lsat_Salinas_v11, whole genome shotgun sequence genome and harbors:
- the LOC111880819 gene encoding chromatin assembly factor 1 subunit FAS2 encodes the protein MKGGTLQINWHDTKPVLTLDFHPISGILATGGADYDIKLWLIASEEGEKKVPTATYQNSLSYHGSAINVIRFSPSGELLASGADGGELIIWKLHNTDSGQVWKVLKTLSFHRKDVLDLEWSTDGLFLISGSVDNSCLIWDVNKGSVHQILDAHFHYVQGVAWDPLNKYAASLSSDRTCRIYVNKPQNKTKGSEKLNYVCQHLLAKVEPQVVEEVKSAKHHLFHDETLPSFFRRLAWSPDGSFLLVPAGSYKLSPTSEPVNTAYILSRKDLSRPALMLPGASKAVVAVRFCPLAFSLRGLTSCCSSFKLPYRLIFAVATLNSLYVYDTEGIEPIAVLAGLHYAAITDISWSPTAKFLAVSSQDGYCTLLEFENNELGSPVSFSENKQVLSEQNIINVDDLESPERIGKGNAMVIDDTQEKETVKPELESEPKPEPELAQPSVVIPTKEKPAVPSKPAKRRITPMAID